The genome window AAACCTGGCGACATTCCTGGAAGGCTGCGATCTGGCTGGTTTTAATTCCAATCGTTTTGATATTCCCATGCTCGTGGAAGAATTCCTGCGGGTGGGAGTTGAATTTGATGTGAAAAATCGCAAAACAGTTGACGCTCAGCGGATTTACCACATGATGGAACCGCGTAACCTGGGCGCTGCTTATAAATTCTATTGTGGAAAAGAGCTTGTGAATGCGCATAGCGCGGAAGCAGACACGATTGCCACTTTTGAAGTTTTGCAAGGACAAATTGCTCGTTATGAAGGCGTTAAGGTAGTTGATTCACATGGCGTGGAAACAGAACCGATCAAAAATGACGTGGCTGCGCTTCACGAGCTTACGGCTTCCAAACTGATCGATTTTGCAGGCCGGATGACCTATAACGACAAAGGAGAAGAGGTTTTCAATTTTGGAAAACACAATGGAAAACGCATTGCAGATGTTTTGAAAGCCGAACCTTCGTTTTACGATTGGATCATGAAGGGCGATTTTCCTTTGGATACCAAAAGAAAACTAACCGAAATTAAACTGCGCGCACTGACCCAGCGCTGACATAATCGTTGCGAACGCACTTGAGTAAGTAGTATTTATGTCTATTTTTGCCGGAAATCTATTTTTGACTATTTTAACCGAATATCCAACAAGGTAAACCTGCTATGATCCCAAACCCCAATATTCCAGAGGTCAATATACCGGCGGTTATTCAGAATATTCCCCTTCAACATTATCTAATTCTCAGCACTTTACTTTTTGTAATCGGCATTATCGGCGTACTTACACGTCGCAATGCGATCATCATTTTCATGTCTGTGGAATTGATGCTGAATGCTGCCAACTTGCTCCTTATCGCGTTTTCTTCTTATAGATCTGACCCTTCCGGGCAGGTTTTTGTGTTTTTTATCATGGCCGTCGCCGCTGCGGAAGTAGCTGTGGGACTGGCGATTATCGTAATGATTTACCGGAACACAAGAAATACGGACATTGGATTCCTTAACAAATTGAAGTGGTAAGCATTTGCCAGTAAAGATTAAATATTTAACATGTCTGCATCATTACTCATTCTGATTCCTTTGTTACCGCTGATTGGTTTCCTGATCAACGGAATCGGATTTAAGACTATACCCAAAGGCGCTGTCGGCATTATCGGAACATTGGCTGTTGTGGCGAGTTTCGTGCTGTCGGTGATGACTTTTCAAGCTTTTATAGCGGCTGGCAGTCAGCCGGTTATCGTGCCGCTTTTCGATTGGATCACAGTTGGCAACCTCAACATTCCGTTCTCTTTCCAGGTCGATCAGCTTTCGCTTTTAATGCTGATGATCATTACCGGAGTCGGTTCGCTGATCCACATTTATTCCATCGGCTACATGCATCACGATGAAGGTTTTGGTAAGTTTTTCGCTTATCTGAACCTGTTTTTGTTCTTCATGCTGCTGCTTGTTCTGGGTTCCAATTATGTGATCATGTTCATTGGCTGGGAAGGCGTTGGATTGTGCTCTTACCTGCTGATCGGATTTTGGAATAAAAACACAAATTACAACAATGCTGCCCGCAAGGCATTCATTATGAACCGGGTAGGAGATTTAGGTTTCCTACTGGGGATTTTTACAATCATCTCCACATTCGGTTCGGTTGAATATCTTGAGGTTTTCAGCCAGGCAACGGATTTTGAAATCGGTGATCCCGTGATCATCATGATTACATTGTTCCTGTTTATCGGAGCTATGGGAAAATCGGCTCAAATTCCGTTGTACACGTGGTTACCGGATGCAATGGCGGGTCCTACGCCTGTTTCGGCGCTGATCCACGCGGCTACGATGGTTACGGCCGGGATTTACATGGTGATCCGTTCCAATGTCCTCTATTCACTGGCGCCTTCCACATTGGAAATCGTCGGCATTATCGGTGCGGCGACGGCGTTGTTTGCGGCTTCGATTGGTCTTTTACAAAATGACATTAAGAAAGTCCTGGCCTACTCCACTGTGAGTCAGCTGGGTTATATGTTTATGGGCTTGGGTGCGATGGCTTATTCGGCTTCAATGTTCCACGTTATTACGCACGCATTCTTTAAAGCATTGCTATTCCTTGGAGCAGGAAGCGTGATTCATGCCATGTCCGATGAGCAAGATATCCGTTCGATGGGCGGCTTGCGGAAAAAGCTTCCTATCACGTTCCTCACATTCCTGATTGCAACCATTGCCATCTCCGGAATTCCGCCGTTTGCAGGATTTTTCTCCAAAGATGAGATCCTTGCACACGTTTTCGAGCACAACAAATTGCTTTGGGTAATCGGGGTTTTGGGCTCGTTAATGACCTCATTCTATATGTTCCGCCTATTGTTCCTGACATTCTTCGGAACATTCCGGGGCACGCACGAGCAGGAGCATCATTTGCACGAATCGCCTGCTTCTATGACGATTCCGCTGGTTATTTTGGCGGTTCTGTCTGCGTTAGGCGGATTTATTGGCGTACCGGAAGCATTGCATGGCACACATCATCTGGCTGAATTCATGAGCCCGTTGTATGACGCGTCTCGTCAGGTGAATCCTGAGGCTTTCTTGCCAACGGAGCTTTCGCACTCAGAGGAATATCTGTTAATGGGCGTTTCGGTGGCTGTGGCGTTGGTATCGGCGGTTGTGGCTTATGTTATGTATGTGCAAAAGGCTTCGGTTCCGGCACCGGATTCTCAGCCAAAATCAGCGTTGCAAGGTTTGGTGTACAACAAATATTATGTGGATGAGCTCTACGATAATGTATTTGTGAAGCCTATCAAAACCTTATCCAATATCCTTTACAGTTTTGGAGAGTTCTTTATTGATCTGGTGGTCAATGCTTTCGTAAGACTTACCCAATTCTTTGCAGGGCTTTTGAAGAAAACACAGACCGGTTCCACGGGCGATTATGTGTTTGCCATGGTTCTGGGCATTGTGGTTATCCTGTTTTGGAAGCTTTTACTTTGATCTATAAAATCCGTTCACCATTTGTTGCTGACCGTTGACTTGAAAATATGCTTACTCTTCTGTTAATACTTTTACCCATTGCCGCAGGTGTTCTTACGCTTCTCTCAGGCGAACGCCTCGCGAAGCAAGTTGCTTTGGTGAGCGGTCTGGCTGTGCTTGGCGTTTCCATTGCGACGTGGCTGCAATTTGATCCGGCAGCGGGAACCCAATTCAGCTTTAAATACGCCTGGCTCGCTTCCAGAGGCATTTCCTTCGCCGCAGGCATTGACGGCATCAGCCTTGTTCTGGTTCTGCTGACGACATTTCTGACACCGCTTATCATCCTTTCGGCTTTCAACCATGATTACAGGAAGCCTGCTTCCTTTTATTCGCTGATCTTGTTCATGGAAGCCGCCTTAATCGGTGTTTTCACGGCCACGGATGCGTTTTTGTTCTATCTGTTTTTCGAAGCGGCGCTGATTCCGGTTTACTTCCTGGCAGCGATATGGGGTGGAGAAAATCGTCTGAAAGTAACATTCAAGTTCTTCATTTACACCATTTTCGGAAGCTTGTTAATGCTGGTTGGACTCGTTTATCTGTATTACCAAACACCCGGCACGCATACTTCTGAGATCACCGCATTTTACGCATTGCAACTTGCCAAACCGGTTCAGGGCTTCATCTTCTGGGCGTTCTTTATTGCCTTTGCAATTAAAATGCCTTTGTTCCCATTCCATACATGGCAACCAGACACTTACACAGAATCGCCTACACCAGCAACCATGCTCCTTTCCGGTATTATGCTGAAAATGGGGGTTTATGGTCTGATCCGGTTCCTGCTTCCGATCGTTCCGGGCGGAATGGAAACCTGGGGCACGATGGCGATGGTCCTTTCCGTGATCGGCATCATTTACGGTTCTATCATTGCCATTCAGCAGAGCGATATGAAGCGTTTGATCGCTTATTCGTCTTTTGCGCACGTTGGTTTGATGGCCGCAGGTGTTTTCTCTTATTCGATCAATGGCTTGCAAGGCGCATTGATTCAAATGCTTGCGCACGGAATCAATGTGATCGGGCTGTTTTTCATCATTGATATTATTTACAGCCGCACCAAAACACGTTATCTGGATCAGCTTGGCGGCATCACGCAGAGCACACCGCATTTGAGCGTTTACTTTATGATCCTGCTCCTGGGAAGCGTTGCGCTTCCGTTAACAAATGGTTTTGTAGGCGAATTCCTGTTACTATCCAGCGTTTTCCAATACGATGGCTGGCTGGGCGCAATTGCAGGACTTACCATCATTCTGGGGTCCGTTTATATGCTGCGGATGTTCCAAAAATCAATGTTCGGCCCGCGTTCCAAGTGGGTTGAAGGATTCCAGGATCTTACCATGAGTGAGCGCGCTGTGCTTTTGCCTTTGGTGATCATGGTTTTCTGGATCGGCATTTACCCCAACACATTTCTGAAATTAACAGAGCCAGCTGTAAGTCAACTTTTACAAATGGTTAATAACTAGTCAAAATATGTATCCCATTATATTGTTGTCTGTTCTTGGCGTCGTAACCCTGTTTCTGGGCTTTTCGAAATCAAAGAATGTTTTGCTTCCTGCCGTATTATTTTTCCTTGTCCTGGCTATTGCGAGCAATTTCGTGGAGTGGAACAAAGGACCGCTGCTTTATTTTTATGATATGCTGCGGGTTGATAATCTGACACTTGCATTCAACGGCATCGTGCTGCTATCGGCTTTTATGATCGTGGCGATTTCAGGAGGCTTCCAGGAAAACCCTGATTCCGAGCCAGCAGAATATTTTGGGTTAATGCTTTTCTCGCTGGTTGGTGCGTTGATGATGATCGGTTTTGAGCACATGATCATGCTTTTTATCGGTGTGGAAATCTTGTCTGTCGCGATGTACATTTTGACAGGAAGCAACAAACGCAACCTGCGTTCCAATGAAGCTGCATTGAAATACTTCTTGATGGGCGCTTTCGCAACGGGCTTTATGCTTTTCGGCATGACCTTGATTTACGGGGCAACAGGCTCATTCAAACTCAGCCACATTCACGGTTTTGCTTCGAACATTCAGGCAGATGCACAGCCTTATATCTTATATGCGGGATTGCTTTTGCTGTTAATCGGCATGTTGTTCAAAGTTTCGGCTGCGCCATTCCACTTCTGGACGCCGGATGTTTATGAAGGAGCACCGACGATCTTTACCACATTCATGTCTACAATTGTGAAAACAGCCGGTTTTGCTGCTCTTTTCCGTTTGTTAAACACCTCATTCAGTGAAATATATGGCTTTTGGTGGATCATTATCGCAACCATTGCCGTGCTTACTTTACTCGTGGGGAACATTGGTGCAACGAGTCAGAACAGCTTTAAAAGAATGCTGGCCTATTCCGGGATTTCACATGCGGGTTATATGCTTATCGCTTTAACCGCATTGACCAAGCCTTCCCAAAATGCAATCGTATTTTACTCCCTGGCTTATTCATTGTCAACGATCTGTGCTTTTGGCGTACTAATGTTGGTTTCCAGAGAAAAAACACTCGAAGGACAGCCTAACGAACGCTACGAAGCATTTAATGGTCTGGCTAAACAAAATCCTATGCTGGCATTCGTGCTCGCGGTTTCCATGCTATCATTGGCAGGGATTCCTCTGACAGCTGGTTTTTGGGGTAAATTTTTCATCTTCACCAGCGCGGCAGACAGAGGAATTATCTGGATCACCGTTATTGCCGTGTTGATGTCCGCGGTGGGTATTTATTACTATTTCCGCGTGATCATTTCGTCTTATTTAAAAGAAGGAGATTTGATCAAGATCCGCGTTGCCCCATTTTATCAGGTGATTTTATTGCTTGCCACATTCCTGACTATCCTCTTCGGACTTGCTCCCGGCGTGTTTGAAGGCCTGTTATAAGGTTATTTTGAAGGCAAAAATTCGTTGACTTTCATCCAATGCAGGCAACGACCAAACCACTCGCTGAAAGCAGGCGTTTTGAGATACCCGTGCTCGCCTTTGGAATAAATGTGCATATCGGCTGGAATGCTCACCGCATTAAGCGCCTCATAAAACTGAATGCTGTTGGAAACCGGCACAACCGTGTCATCACCCGCATGCGTCAAAAACGTGGGTGGCGTGCTTTTGGTGACTTGCAGTTCATTGGAAAAATATTTAAGCTTCTCCTTCGTCGGCGTCTTTCCGAGCAGATTGCTGCTCGAACCTTTATGCCCGATAAGGTCCATCAAACTGATCACCGGATATACCAGGATCATAAAATCCGGCCTGAGGCTGGTTTTCATTGGGTTGGCAATAAATGTGCTGTCATAATGTGTCCCTGCGGTCGCGGCTAAATGTCCGCCTGCTGAGAAGCCCATAATGCCAATCTTTGCCTGGTTAATCTTCCATTTTTCCGCCTGTTCCCGGACCGTCTTGATCGCCTGCTGCGCATCCTGTAACGGCCCCAGCGACTTATCGGACATAATTTTGTCGTCCGGCAACCTGTATTTCAGTACCATCGCTGCAATGCCCGCTTTGTTAAGCGCTTTGGCCACCTGGTGTCCCTCTCGCTCCATCACTAGCACGCCGTAACCACCGCCCGGACAAACGATCACTGCTGCTCCGGTTGAGGCTGACGCAGGCGGCAGATAAACCGTTAATGTGGGCCGGGACACTTTCCTAGCGATCTGATCAACATTCGTCTCCTCATCCGGCACTTGAATGGAGTTCGGAATTTTGTCGGGATAAAGCGGCATGACTGTCTGGGCAAACGCCTGAAAAGTGCTGGATGAAATGAGTAAGATACAGAATCCGAGAGTTGTAGAAAATGCTTTTCGGGGCGTCATGTTAATTAATCGTGTTTTAATTTTTTTCTAATCAGGATAAGTCTAAAATGTAACTAAATTTCGGTTACACATTATCTTTCCTGAAACGAAGTATGAAATGGCATTTTTTTACCTGGACCTGAAAGTGGGCAGAATCGCAGGCACATCTGCATTCAACGTAAACCAAATTGCACCATTCTACGTTATGCTTCAAATTTTGACATTATTAATATAATATTTACAAGAAAATAGAATTTGCTTTGTTACTTTATGTCTGTTACCAATAAAAAAATTTAACTAGTTTTGTAGCTTATGGAAATCATGCACTAGTTTCTTTGAAGTGTTATAAAATGAGCCATATCATAATCAATCCACAATAACAGAATGAAATATCCAGTACATGCAGAAGGTAGGTTTCAGTTTATCGACGAGGGAAAAGGCGAAACATTACTGCTTTTGCATGGTCTTTTCGGTGCGTTGAGCAACTGGGACGGCATCATAGATCATTTTTCCAGTCGCTTCCGCGTTATAATTCCTTTGCTTCCTATTTATGAACTGCCTCCGCGAGAAGCCGGATTGGAAGCGCTTTTAGCCTTTTTGGAAGATTTTGTGTCCTTTAAAAACCTGGCGAATGTGACCGTGATCGGAAACTCTCTGGGCGGCCACATTGGACTATTGTATACTTTAAAGAACCAGGAAAACGTTCACAAACTGGTTTTGACGGGAAGTTCGGGCTTATTTGAAAACTCAATGGGCGGCTCTTTCCCGAAGCGTGGCAGTTATGACTACATCAAAGAACGTGTTGCATATACATTCTACGATCCGGAAGTGGCAACCAAGGACCTGGTTGACGAAGTTTTCGAAACCACGTCGAGCATTCCTAAATGCATGAGCATTGTGGGCATAGCAAAATCTGCGCAGCGACATAATCTTGCGAAAGATCTGCATGAAATCAATGTTCCTACGTTATTGGTCTGGGGATTGAATGATACGATCACGCCGCCGCATGTGGGCTATGAATTTAACAGGCTTATTGCGGGTTCGGAGCTGCATTTTATTGATCACTGCTGCCATGCGCCCATGATGGAACGCCCTCATGAATTTAATGTGATACTGGAAAGCTTTCTGGAAAAACATATTTCAGTGCCTGTTGCCTGACATTTTTCTGAGGGAATTTCTTTTGATACGAAAGTTGTTACATATATAGTTTTTTTATAGATTCGAAAAATGACGATCTGAATATGCTTGCTGCTACCCTGATTAATCCCATGATCCCAGTCCTGAAACTGACCGATTCGGTTAGCACGGCATTGGACTGGATGGATGAATTTGGTGTAAAGCAGCTTGTCGTGGCAGATGCCGGCATTTATCAGGGAATTGTGTCCGAGGACATTCTTTATGATGTCACGGATAATTCGGACCCGCTTGCGAAGATCATTATCCAGCACAAGGATATTTTTGCTTCCGAAGACCAGCATCCTTACGAACTTTTACGGCTTGTAAATCAATTCGGCTTGCTGATTATACCGGTTTTGCATGAAGACCGGAGTTTCGCAGGAAGTATTTTAGTAAATGATCTGATCGAACATTTCGTCAATGAGCTGGGTGTTCAGGAAAAAGGAGCTGTTATAGTGCTTAAAATTGCCGAACGCAGCTATTCGCTTTCAGAGATCAGCCGTTTGATCGAATCCAACGGCACAAAGGTCCTGAGCAGCTATTATTCGTCCGGAGAAAGCTACAATCCGCTGAACGAAGCGAAGCTTACATTAAAACTCAACCGGACGCACATTACGCCTATTATCGCTACACTCGAGCGTTTTGGTTATGAAATTGAAGAAGCGCATGCCAATGACCCCATCGAAAGCGTAGATCAGGAGCGATTGGATATGCTTTTGAGATACCTTGCCACCTGATTTCTTCACATTAGTTCAACGGCCGGTATTTTGAATCGGCATATTTGCGCGTATCTTTCGGAAGAAACAAGATGATCTACTTTTTCTTCCATGAAAATAGCAATTCACGGACGCAACTTTAATGAGTCCGCCCGCCCGTTCATTGAAAACATGTTCAATGAGCTGTCTCGCCGGAAAGTTGAAGTCCAGCTCTCCAAACCCTTTCGGAATTTTCTGGATCAGAACGGGATCACGCACTACTCAGAGCTTGTTTACGAAAAACCCGACGAACTTTTTGACGCACGCCTGATCGTGAGTATGGGCGGGGACGGAACATTGCTTGAAACCATTTCACATGTTGGAAAAAGGCAGATCCCGGCCATAGGGATCAATGTGGGCAGGCTTGGTTTTCTGGCCACCGTTCCTCCTGAGCGGATCACAGATATGATCCAGGCGCTGGAAAACAACCAATACAGGATCGACGAAAGGACATTAGTAGAAATAGAATCCAATATCGATTTATTTGATGGCCAGAATTTCGGTTTAAATGATTTCACGATCACAAAAACCGATACTTCGTCCATGATTACGGTTCACACCTATCTCAATGATGAGTTTCTGAACTCCTACTGGGCCGACGGCCTGATCATTTCTACTCCCACCGGCTCAACAGGTTATTCGCTCAGCTGCGGCGGACCGGTTCTTGTTCCGCATTCCCAAAATTTCATTATTACGCCCATCAGCCCGCATAATTTGAATGTCCGACCTTTGGTTTTAGAAGATACTGCGGTCATCAGACTGGAAGTAAAAAGCCGCAGCAACAATTTTCTGGTCTCTCTGGATGCAAGGTCAAGGGTTGTTGATGAAAACACCTTACTAACCGTTAGAAAAGCCGGGTTCATCGCGCGATTAATAAAAATGCACGACGACAGTTTCCTTAATACATTGCGAAGCAAGCTTTCCTGGGGATTGGATATGCGGAATTAACACATTCACCGATGCAACTGATCTATCACACATTTGACCTGCAACTCAGGCATACATTCACCATTGCGCACGATTCACGCGATGTACAGCCAACATTGATTGTAGAACTCCGTGACGGCCATTTGAGCGGCCTGGGAGAAGCAACCAGCAACCCCTACTACGGCATTACGATCCCGAATATGATCGAGTCGCTAGAAACTGCGAAAACGATTATTGAAGGTGGCGCCTATCAAAGTGCCGAAGAGCTTTGGGACCTGGTGCATCCACTTTTGCAAAACAATTCCTTTGCACAATGCGCCCTGGATGAAGCCGCTCATGATCTATTCGCCAAAAAGAAAAATCAAAAGCTTTATGAAAGTTGGGGGTTAAATATTGATAACATCCCGCTCACCAATTTCACGATCGGCATTGATACGGTTGAGAAAATGGTATCCAAAATGAAAGAGCTCCCCTGGCCTGTTTACAAGATAAAATTAGGCACCAACGAAGACCTTCGTATTGTATCTGAATTGCGTAAACACACGAATGCGCTGTTCCGCGTAGATGCAAATTGTGCCTGGACGGCAGAGCAAACCATTGCCTTTGCACCAGGATTGAAGAAGCTTGGCGTTGAATTTATCGAACAACCGCTGGCTGCGAATGACATCGAAGGCATGAAAAAAGTCTTTGCCGAATGTGTGCTTCCTGTGATCGCCGATGAAAGCTGCATTATTGAAAGTGATGTAAAATCCTGCCACGGCTTGTTTTACGGCATCAATGTAAAGCTTACCAAATGCGGCGGACCTACTGCCGCAAAACGCATGATAGCAGAAGCTAAAAGTCTAGGAATGAAAACAATGATCGGCTGTATGACCGAGACAAGCGTTGGGATCTCTTCCATTGCACACTTCCTGCCATTGCTGGATTATGTGGATATGGACGGCTCACTGTTAATCAACAATGATCCGGCATCCGGTGTAACCTTTGACTACGGACGCATTATCTTTCCTAACCGCACAGGCTCCGGCGCAATGCTTAATGCCTGAATTTTGATCCGTAGTTTTCAGTGAAAACTTTTCAAACCAACCATCTTCCCGGCCGCACTGTGTTAACCGGCAATTGCGAGACATATCTTTGGCTCAGCGGAACAGATTATCTGGGAATGGGACACGACGAAGTTTTTCGTAGTTTCCTATATGAAGGTCTGGAACGATATGGAATGCATTTCGGAAGCTCACGGAATAACACACTTCGCTTGTCTGTCTATACTGAGACGGAAGAAAAACTGGCAGATTGGATAGGATCAGAATCTGCATTATTAATTTCATCGGGAATGTGGGCAGGGCAATGTGTGATGAAAATCATTGAGCAGGTGATTTATAAATCGGGCAACTCTCAATCTATTCAATATCATTACGCACCCAAGGTGCATCCCGCATTATGGGGAAATGAGCACAAAGTATATGCTGGTCCCTGGGCGGACTGGGCACAAAACGTTATCCGGGAAGTCAGAGAAAGCCCTGAGGATACTGCTCACATCATTTGTACAGATGCCGTTGGCTCGCCTCTCGTTGAAGCATTTGATTTTTCAATTTTTTCAAGCTTGCCATTGCGGGGCAATGTCTGGATCGTGGTGGACGAGTCGCATACATTAGGCGTATGTGGAGAATCAGCAAATGGCCTTTATAAATCAATTTTGACGCTTGGAAAGGCCAATGTCGTGATGGCTTCCTCGCTCAACAAAGCATTAGGCATTCCTGCTGGCGTTATCGCCTGTGATGCGCGGATAGCCGAAACGATTCGCAGTTCCGCCTGGTTCTCCGGAGCATCCCCAACCGCGCCCGCATATGCCTACGCTTTGAAAAGGCTTTTGGAAATAGAACATTACAAGACCCAAAGTGATCTGCTGATCACAAAGGTTGAACATTTCTCGAATCACTTACAGTCTCCTCACCTGTTTCAAAGCATCCCAGGCTATCCTGTATTCTGCTGCGAAGGCTCCGCTTTGTTTGAGACGTTGTTGGTAAAAGGCATTATGGCATCATGCTTTTCCTATCCGAGCGTCAACGATGCTCCCGTCACCAGGATCGCCGTCACCACGCTCCACCAAAAAGAAGACCTCGACCGATTGGCCGAGGTCTGTAATAACTTTATTTCTTAAATCCCTTTTAGATTTCTCCGTTACCTGATGAACTAGCCAGTGCTTTTTCCTCAGCAAGCTTTTCTCTTTCTACTTTTCCTGCAACCAGAATACTTAATTCATAAAGAAGGAACAATGGAATAGCCACGATAACCTGGCTGTAAATGTCCGGAGACGGCGTGATAACGGCTGCGACAATCAGGATTACGATCATGGCATGCTTGCGATATTCGCGCATAAATGAAGGCGTAAGCACTCCTACTTTTGCAAGCACATAAACAACAATCGGAAGCTGGAAAGCAATTCCGCAAGCCAATGTTAATGTCGCAACGAGTGAAATGTATGAGGATAAGCTGAATTCGTTAATGATCGAAGGATCCAACGTGAAATTAGCTAAGAAATTGATAGCCAGTGGCGTTACAATATAATAACCAAAGAATACACCGGAAAAGAAAAGGAATGTCACATAAAATACGGCTCCTCTCGCCGACTTCCTTTCTGATGGCCGCAACCCTGGTTTGATGAACCGCCAAACCTCCCAGAAAGCATAAGGAAAAGCAAACACCAAACCCGCGATGACTGCGGAAGTCATACTCATCGTGAATTGATCACCTACGCCAATCGCCTGCAATTTGAAGTTTAATGCCTTGATACACAGATCATCGTATTGTACTTTTTCTGCCAGCTTACACATCATCCGGTAAGTCCAGAAATCAGGCTGCGAAGGCGCGATGATCACATAATGGTAGATTTCTTTAATATATATAAAGGCCAGAATAGCAAAAACAAGAATAGATCCACCTGCCCGAATCACATGCCATCTTAATTCTTCAAGATGCCCGATAAACGACATCTCTTTGCCTACTTCTTCTTCTTCGCTTTCTAATTCCTGGTCTAAGGGCATATTCTTATATTATTACTAAAATTCTATTTACGTTGAAAAGCAAAAACAAGATTGTTCTGTATTTGTAAAAGCCGAATTTACTTAAAAAACCCGTCGAAATAATCCGGCGGGTTTTTTTTAAATTGCTTTATGACTGATTAATCCATTACAAAAGGATAGTCATTCTCTACATAAACATCTGTGTAAGCTTCTTTCGCGTCAGGGAATTCTGAATCTTCCGCAAACTGAACAGATTCTGCAACGATATCTTTTACTTTCTTATCAATGTTTTCCAGATCTTCTTCCGTCGCCAGCTGGTTTTCCAGGATCACAGCGCGGATTTGCTCAATGGGATCGCGGTGTTTGTATTCTTCCACTTCCTCTTTTGAACGATATTTCTGAGGATCGGACATGGAGTGACCTCTGTAACGGTAAGTCCTGAATTCCAGGAAAGTAGGTCCTTCTCCGCTTCTCGCGCGCTCAGCTGCACGGCCAACCGCTTCGTGGATCGCCTCAACGCTCATTCCGTCAACGGGTTCGGAAGGAATGTCGTAAGCCTCACCCAATGTGTAAAGCTCTGTAACATTGGAAGACCTTGCCACCGAAGTTCCCATGGCATATCCGTTGTTTTCCACAACGAAAATCACCGGCAACTTCCAGCTCATGGCCATATTCAATGCTTCGTGAAAAGCTCCCTGGCGAATTGCACCATCACCGAAATAGCAAATGCAAAGGTTTCCGGTTTTGTTATATTTCTCAGCAAAGGCGATTCCAGCTCCCAGCGGGATCTGCGCACCTACGATTCCGTGACCTCCTACAAAGCCTTTTTCTTTATCGAAAATGTGCATGGAACCACCTTTTCCTTTGGTTGTCCCTGTCTTTTTTCC of Dyadobacter chenhuakuii contains these proteins:
- the tatC gene encoding twin-arginine translocase subunit TatC, whose amino-acid sequence is MPLDQELESEEEEVGKEMSFIGHLEELRWHVIRAGGSILVFAILAFIYIKEIYHYVIIAPSQPDFWTYRMMCKLAEKVQYDDLCIKALNFKLQAIGVGDQFTMSMTSAVIAGLVFAFPYAFWEVWRFIKPGLRPSERKSARGAVFYVTFLFFSGVFFGYYIVTPLAINFLANFTLDPSIINEFSLSSYISLVATLTLACGIAFQLPIVVYVLAKVGVLTPSFMREYRKHAMIVILIVAAVITPSPDIYSQVIVAIPLFLLYELSILVAGKVEREKLAEEKALASSSGNGEI
- a CDS encoding alpha/beta hydrolase — translated: MTPRKAFSTTLGFCILLISSSTFQAFAQTVMPLYPDKIPNSIQVPDEETNVDQIARKVSRPTLTVYLPPASASTGAAVIVCPGGGYGVLVMEREGHQVAKALNKAGIAAMVLKYRLPDDKIMSDKSLGPLQDAQQAIKTVREQAEKWKINQAKIGIMGFSAGGHLAATAGTHYDSTFIANPMKTSLRPDFMILVYPVISLMDLIGHKGSSSNLLGKTPTKEKLKYFSNELQVTKSTPPTFLTHAGDDTVVPVSNSIQFYEALNAVSIPADMHIYSKGEHGYLKTPAFSEWFGRCLHWMKVNEFLPSK
- a CDS encoding aminotransferase class I/II-fold pyridoxal phosphate-dependent enzyme, which encodes MKTFQTNHLPGRTVLTGNCETYLWLSGTDYLGMGHDEVFRSFLYEGLERYGMHFGSSRNNTLRLSVYTETEEKLADWIGSESALLISSGMWAGQCVMKIIEQVIYKSGNSQSIQYHYAPKVHPALWGNEHKVYAGPWADWAQNVIREVRESPEDTAHIICTDAVGSPLVEAFDFSIFSSLPLRGNVWIVVDESHTLGVCGESANGLYKSILTLGKANVVMASSLNKALGIPAGVIACDARIAETIRSSAWFSGASPTAPAYAYALKRLLEIEHYKTQSDLLITKVEHFSNHLQSPHLFQSIPGYPVFCCEGSALFETLLVKGIMASCFSYPSVNDAPVTRIAVTTLHQKEDLDRLAEVCNNFIS
- a CDS encoding dipeptide epimerase, which translates into the protein MQLIYHTFDLQLRHTFTIAHDSRDVQPTLIVELRDGHLSGLGEATSNPYYGITIPNMIESLETAKTIIEGGAYQSAEELWDLVHPLLQNNSFAQCALDEAAHDLFAKKKNQKLYESWGLNIDNIPLTNFTIGIDTVEKMVSKMKELPWPVYKIKLGTNEDLRIVSELRKHTNALFRVDANCAWTAEQTIAFAPGLKKLGVEFIEQPLAANDIEGMKKVFAECVLPVIADESCIIESDVKSCHGLFYGINVKLTKCGGPTAAKRMIAEAKSLGMKTMIGCMTETSVGISSIAHFLPLLDYVDMDGSLLINNDPASGVTFDYGRIIFPNRTGSGAMLNA
- a CDS encoding CBS domain-containing protein, with protein sequence MLAATLINPMIPVLKLTDSVSTALDWMDEFGVKQLVVADAGIYQGIVSEDILYDVTDNSDPLAKIIIQHKDIFASEDQHPYELLRLVNQFGLLIIPVLHEDRSFAGSILVNDLIEHFVNELGVQEKGAVIVLKIAERSYSLSEISRLIESNGTKVLSSYYSSGESYNPLNEAKLTLKLNRTHITPIIATLERFGYEIEEAHANDPIESVDQERLDMLLRYLAT
- a CDS encoding NAD kinase — encoded protein: MKIAIHGRNFNESARPFIENMFNELSRRKVEVQLSKPFRNFLDQNGITHYSELVYEKPDELFDARLIVSMGGDGTLLETISHVGKRQIPAIGINVGRLGFLATVPPERITDMIQALENNQYRIDERTLVEIESNIDLFDGQNFGLNDFTITKTDTSSMITVHTYLNDEFLNSYWADGLIISTPTGSTGYSLSCGGPVLVPHSQNFIITPISPHNLNVRPLVLEDTAVIRLEVKSRSNNFLVSLDARSRVVDENTLLTVRKAGFIARLIKMHDDSFLNTLRSKLSWGLDMRN
- a CDS encoding alpha/beta fold hydrolase — protein: MKYPVHAEGRFQFIDEGKGETLLLLHGLFGALSNWDGIIDHFSSRFRVIIPLLPIYELPPREAGLEALLAFLEDFVSFKNLANVTVIGNSLGGHIGLLYTLKNQENVHKLVLTGSSGLFENSMGGSFPKRGSYDYIKERVAYTFYDPEVATKDLVDEVFETTSSIPKCMSIVGIAKSAQRHNLAKDLHEINVPTLLVWGLNDTITPPHVGYEFNRLIAGSELHFIDHCCHAPMMERPHEFNVILESFLEKHISVPVA